One window of Misgurnus anguillicaudatus chromosome 13, ASM2758022v2, whole genome shotgun sequence genomic DNA carries:
- the LOC129431349 gene encoding uncharacterized protein, which yields MVRNCAYPGCLNLFKKIRLRSQPRSERERLTFHRFPTFDPYRLESWLLALQLDTNTPMRKLKAWRICSDHFSPDDFRVTLGGQIWLKSTAVPIVYSGSEHTQDDPSELQSCKEENIDEETSSQGAGIALEDVGQSTLEQQMNIAVETALAQQAKLHKKYFLLLRNPQLLKYGPYFPLPSVQTYNSDEPSINHEEEPDGLDLHVNIPSSDPPSQMDASFFPPSSTSDSTMTTKTEKEDDEQSCIKRKWTTDESTVMRLFRRCQECGALITKTKQVESGSLISVHWECERRHKGQGKFSLR from the exons ATGGTGCGTAATTGTGCGTACCCTGGCTGCCTaaacctatttaaaaaaataagattaCGTTCGCAACCACGATCTGAACGGGAAAGATTGACTTTTCACCGATTCCCAACCTTTGATCCATATCGACTGGAATCATGGTTACTTGCTCTACAGCTGGATACAAACACACCAATGAGAAAGTTGAAAGCATGGAGGATCTGCAGTGATCATTTTAGCCCTGATGATTTCAGAGTCACCCTAGGGGGTCAAATATGGCTGAAATCAACAGCTGTACCAATAGTTTATTCAGGAAGTGAG catACTCAAGATGATCCATCTGAACTACAAAGCTGCAAAGAGGAAAACATTGATGAAGAGACAAGTTCACAAGGTGCAGGAATTGCATTGGAAGATGTTGGACAGTCAACACTCGAGCAACAAATGAACATTGCTGTTGAAACAGCTCTTGCACAACAAGCGAAattgcataaaaaatattttctcctATTACGTAATCCACAGTTGTTAAAGTATGGGCCATATTTTCCTCTTCCATCTGTACAGACTTATAATTCA GATGAACCAAGTATTAACCATGAAGAGGAGCCTGATGGCCTTGACCTACATGTCAACATACCGTCATCAGATCCACCATCGCAAATGGATGCTAGCTTTTTTCCACCTAGTTCCACTTCTGACTCAACTATGACTACTAAAACCGAAAAAGAGGATGATGAACAGTCATGTATAAAAAGGAAATGGACTACAGATGAGTCGACTGTGATGAGACTGTTTCGAAGATGTCAAGaatgtggtgcattaattaccaaaacaaaacaagttGAATCTGGGAGCCTCATCAGTGTTCATTGGGAATGTGAACGAAGACATAAGGGGCAGGGGAAGTTTTCTCTCCGttga
- the sephs3 gene encoding selenide, water dikinase 3: MSGSEQPSGDSAGAGGYAAFYPAGYQAFHPEEHGLDRGFRLTAFSDLKGUGCKVPQEALLKLLQGLEPDRQPGEDDGTGTGDETAEFGLVSAAQGPRLGIGMDSCVIPLRHGGLSLVQTTDFFYPLVEDPYLMGRIACANVLSDLYAMGITECDNMLMLLSVSQKMNEKEREHVMPLMMKGFRDAAEEGGTSVTGGQTVINPWIIIGGVASVVCQPNDFIMPDSAVPGDVLVLTKPLGTQVAVNAHQWMDNPEKWNKVKLVISKEEVEHAYQEAMINMATLNRTAAALMHKFNAHAATDITGFGIIGHARNLAQQQRNDVAFVIHNLPIIAKMAAVSKACGNLFGLLQGTSSETSGGLLICLPREQAARFCAEMKSSRVGLSGALGQDSGPGDGQQAWIIGIVEKGNRCARIIDKPRIIEVPYRGSVISTQEGSNNNASPHEVQLA; this comes from the exons ATGTCTGGATCCGAGCAGCCGTCAGGGGATTCTGCCGGGGCGGGAGGATATGCAGCCTTTTACCCGGCGGGATACCAGGCGTTTCACCCGGAGGAGCACGGCCTAGACCGCGGCTTCCGATTGACGGCCTTCTCTGATCTTAAAGGATGAGGGTGTAAAGTCCCGCAGGAGGCTCTGCTCAAACTCCTGCAGGGACTGGAGCCTGACCGTCAGCCTGGAGAGGATGACGGGACGGGGACCGGAGACGAGACCGCTGAATTCGGACTTGTTTCGGCTGCACAGGGTCCCCGACTTG GTATTGGTATGGACTCGTGCGTCATCCCTTTGAGACATGGAGGTCTCTCTCTGGTTCAGACAACAGATTTCTTCTATCCGTTAGTGGAGGATCCCTATTTGATG GGTCGAATTGCCTGTGCGAATGTGCTGAGTGATCTCTATGCCATGGGTATCACGGAGTGCGACAACATGCTTATGCTTCTTAGCGTCAGTCAGAAGATGAATGAGAAGGAGAGAG AGCATGTGATGCCTTTGATGATGAAGGGCTTCCGTGATGCGGCGGAAGAGGGCGGGACTTCGGTAACTGGAGGACAAACCGTCATCAATCCCTGGATCATAATCGGAGGTGTGGCCTCTGTGGTGTGTCAGCCCAATGACTTCATCAT GCCTGACAGCGCTGTACCTGGAGATGTGCTTGTTCTTACTAAACCTCTGGGAACTCAAGTAGCAGTGAATGCCCATCAGTGGATGGATAAT CCAGAGAAGTGGAACAAGGTAAAGCTGGTGATCTCTAAGGAAGAGGTGGAGCATGCTTATCAAGAGGCTATGATCAACATGGCCACCCTCAATCGCACTG CTGCTGCCTTAATGCACAAATTTAATGCACATGCTGCCACGGACATCACAGGCTTTGGGATCATTGGTCACGCTCGCAATCTCGCCCAGCAGCAGCGAAATGATGTGGCCTTTGTCATTCACAACCTTCCCATTATCGCAAAAATGGCTGCGGTGAGCAAAGCTTGCGGCAACTTGTTTGGGCTTTTGCAGGGCACCTCCTCTGAAACATCAG GTGGTTTGTTGATCTGTTTACCACGGGAGCAGGCAGCCCGATTTTGCGCCGAAATGAAATCCAGCCGTGTGGGTTTGTCAGGAGCACTGGGGCAGGACAGCGGGCCGGGTGATGGGCAGCAGGCGTGGATCATCGGAATTGTGGAGAAGGGCAATCGTTGTGCCCGCATCATTGACAAACCTCGAATCATAGAGGTGCCATACCGCGGGTCTGTGATCAGCACGCAGGAGGGCAGCAACAACAACGCAAGTCCTCATGAGGTTCAGTTAGCATAG
- the ssr4 gene encoding translocon-associated protein subunit delta, with translation MMRFITAILALCLGLCAAETCTDPVISPSSYTTTDALISSETVFIVELSLACANGAQSVALYADVNGKQFPVTRGQDVGKYQVSWSVPHKQASSGTYQVKFFDEESYSVLRKAQRNNEDVDAIKPLFSVNVDHRGAWNGPWVSTEILAALIGILVYYLAYSTKSAIQA, from the exons ATGATGCGGTTTATAACAGCTATTTTGGCTCTCTGTCTGGGTCTTTGTGCAG CTGAGACTTGTACAGATCCAGTTATTTCTCCGTCTTCATACACGACGACAGATGCTCTCATCTCTTCTGAGACTGTGTTCATAGTTGAGTTGAGTCTTGCGTGTGCAAACGGAGCACAG AGTGTTGCCTTGTATGCAGATGTCAATGGCAAACAGTTTCCTGTGACCAGAGGCCAAGATGTTGGTAAATACCAA GTCTCGTGGAGTGTTCCCCACAAACAGGCCAGTTCAGGCACATATCAGGTTAAATTCTTCGATGAGGAGTCCTACAGTGTCCTAAGAAAG GCTCAGAGAAATAATGAAGATGTTGATGCCATCAAGCCATTGTTCTCAGTGAATGTGGATCATAGG GGTGCATGGAATGGTCCCTGGGTGTCTACAGAGATCTTGGCTGCACTGATCGGCATTTTGGTGTACTATCTGGCCTACAGCACCAAAAGTGCTATCCAGGCTTAA
- the ikbkg gene encoding NF-kappa-B essential modulator isoform X2 has protein sequence MVQPQPSGGCTLQWELTGDEAVGAGGQGSLMASSQGSLKVPPELAGNEVVLRLLTDNHQLREALKRSNDALRERCEEMEGWQRRSREEREFLSCRFREARSLVQRLAQENQSLQGQLNHSITQTGSPNVDISKEIGSQGQDQEQKCTNTEKNVLVDSPEVLREAAQTNQAEGDTDKHHMPQSLPAKGSNEILKLLKSHKEKLEEGVTALRKRNEELEKEKVENEKERENLLATVEQLRSKLTQNGGGVTEESVQQTCALTVPAERYKELQEKLDCLQKNSVQRDRTEALLKQKEKEFAQLTKDSDALRAQVTSLLGELNERQNWLEKSEAEKRLLEDKLCKKTERLQILEREIEQQKKQHSVTVDNLLLQTQSLETALKNERLVIVEERRKLAQLQHAYTCLFQDYDSKLKSDNRGGEADTANRLAEAEKALALKQELIDKLKEDTEQLRATLETIPVLNAQAEIYKMDFLAEREAREKLNQKKEELQEELTKAKAEIDRLKQEGTSRARIEEMQQRHMEDYRPRPHLPPSAAPFAGAAMFNPAQPPSARRREDAQDELPDYRCPKCMYKAPDMDTLQIHVMDCIQ, from the exons ATGGTCCAGCCGCAGCCATCAGGGGGTTGCACTCTGCAGTGGGAGTTGACTGGAGATGAGGCGGTGGGAGCCGGAGGTCAAGGGTCACTGATGGCCAGTTCACAGGGGTCACTGAAAGTCCCACCCGAATTAGCCGGAAATGAAGTAGTCCTTAGACTCCTGACAGACAATCACCAGCTAAGGG AGGCACTTAAGCGAAGCAACGATGCCCTCAGAGAGAGATGTGAAGAAATGGAGGGATGGCAGAGGAGGTCAAGAGAGGAACGAGAGTTTCTGAGCTGTAGATTTCGTGAAGCCAGATCCTTAGTTCAGCGACTGGCACAGGAAAACCAGAGCTTGCAGGGACAGCTCAACCACAGCATCACTCAAACAGGAAGTCCGAACGTTGACATCTCTAAAGAGATTGGAAGTCAAGGTCAGGACCAAGAGCAAAAGTGTACCAATACAGAGAAGAATGTCCTTGTGGACTCACCAGAA GTATTACGTGAAGCTGCTCAGACAAATCAAGCTGAAGGAGACACTGACAAACACCACATGCCTCAAAGTTTG CCTGCTAAGGGCTCCAATGAAATTCTCAAACTGCTGAAAAGCCACAAAGAGAAGCTGGAAGAAGGGGTGACAGCATTGAGGAAGAGAAATGAGGAGCTGGAGAAGGAGAAAGTCGAGAATGAGAAGGAGAGAGAAAACCTCCTTGCCACTGTGGAGCAGTTACGCTCCAAACTCACTCAG AATGGTGGTGGTGTTACTGAAGAATCAGTCCAGCAGACATGTGCTCTTACTGTTCCTGCAGAACG GTACAAGGAGCTTCAGGAGAAGCTTGACTGTCTTCAGAAGAACTCTGTGCAGAGGGACAGGACCGAGGCTCTTCTCAAACAGAAGGAAAAGGAATTTGCTCAG TTGACAAAGGACAGTGATGCTTTGAGAGCTCAAGTCACATCCCTACTCGGAGAGCTGAATGAACGACAAAACTGGCTGGAGAAGAGCGAAGCAGAAAAACGACTTTTAGAGGATAA GTTGTGTAAGAAGACGGAGCGTTTGCAGATCttggagagagaaatagaacAGCAGAAGAAACAGCACAGCGTGACGGTCGACAATCTTTTACTGCAGACTCAGAGCCTAGAGACTGCATTGAAGAACGAGAGGCTAGTCATAGTAGAGGAAAG GAGGAAGTTGGCGCAGCTTCAGCACGCATACACATGCCTGTTTCAGGACTACGACAGCAAACTGAAAAGCGATAACCGG GGTGGAGAGGCGGATACTGCTAACAGGTTAGCAGAGGCTGAGAAAGCTCTGGCTCTGAAACAGGAGCTCATCGATAAACTCAAGGAAGACACTGAGCAGCTCAGAGCTACTTTAGAGACTATACCAGTGCTTAATGCTCAG GCAGAGATCTATAAGATGGACTTCCTGGCTGAGAGGGAAGCAAGAGAAAAACTCAATCAGAAGAAAGAGGAGCTGCAGGAGGAGCTAACTAAAGCAAAGGCCGAGATAGACAGACTGAAGCAAGAGGGAACCTCACG AGCTCGCATAGAAGAGATGCAACAGAGACATATGGAGGACTACAGGCCTCGACCGCACCTACCACCTTCAGCGG CACCGTTCGCAGGAGCAGCCATGTTCAATCCGGCCCAACCTCCATCTGCACGCAGACGAGAAGATGCTCAAGATGAGCTGCCAGATTATCGCTGCCCCAAATGCATGTATAAGGCACCAGACATGGACACCCTGCAGATTCACGTCATGGACTGTATTCAGTGA
- the ikbkg gene encoding NF-kappa-B essential modulator isoform X1, producing the protein MVQPQPSGGCTLQWELTGDEAVGAGGQGSLMASSQGSLKVPPELAGNEVVLRLLTDNHQLREALKRSNDALRERCEEMEGWQRRSREEREFLSCRFREARSLVQRLAQENQSLQGQLNHSITQTGSPNVDISKEIGSQGQDQEQKCTNTEKNVLVDSPEVLREAAQTNQAEGDTDKHHMPQSLPAKGSNEILKLLKSHKEKLEEGVTALRKRNEELEKEKVENEKERENLLATVEQLRSKLTQNGGGVTEESVQQTCALTVPAERFHLAKLTEQLQATQGRYKELQEKLDCLQKNSVQRDRTEALLKQKEKEFAQLTKDSDALRAQVTSLLGELNERQNWLEKSEAEKRLLEDKLCKKTERLQILEREIEQQKKQHSVTVDNLLLQTQSLETALKNERLVIVEERRKLAQLQHAYTCLFQDYDSKLKSDNRGGEADTANRLAEAEKALALKQELIDKLKEDTEQLRATLETIPVLNAQAEIYKMDFLAEREAREKLNQKKEELQEELTKAKAEIDRLKQEGTSRARIEEMQQRHMEDYRPRPHLPPSAAPFAGAAMFNPAQPPSARRREDAQDELPDYRCPKCMYKAPDMDTLQIHVMDCIQ; encoded by the exons ATGGTCCAGCCGCAGCCATCAGGGGGTTGCACTCTGCAGTGGGAGTTGACTGGAGATGAGGCGGTGGGAGCCGGAGGTCAAGGGTCACTGATGGCCAGTTCACAGGGGTCACTGAAAGTCCCACCCGAATTAGCCGGAAATGAAGTAGTCCTTAGACTCCTGACAGACAATCACCAGCTAAGGG AGGCACTTAAGCGAAGCAACGATGCCCTCAGAGAGAGATGTGAAGAAATGGAGGGATGGCAGAGGAGGTCAAGAGAGGAACGAGAGTTTCTGAGCTGTAGATTTCGTGAAGCCAGATCCTTAGTTCAGCGACTGGCACAGGAAAACCAGAGCTTGCAGGGACAGCTCAACCACAGCATCACTCAAACAGGAAGTCCGAACGTTGACATCTCTAAAGAGATTGGAAGTCAAGGTCAGGACCAAGAGCAAAAGTGTACCAATACAGAGAAGAATGTCCTTGTGGACTCACCAGAA GTATTACGTGAAGCTGCTCAGACAAATCAAGCTGAAGGAGACACTGACAAACACCACATGCCTCAAAGTTTG CCTGCTAAGGGCTCCAATGAAATTCTCAAACTGCTGAAAAGCCACAAAGAGAAGCTGGAAGAAGGGGTGACAGCATTGAGGAAGAGAAATGAGGAGCTGGAGAAGGAGAAAGTCGAGAATGAGAAGGAGAGAGAAAACCTCCTTGCCACTGTGGAGCAGTTACGCTCCAAACTCACTCAG AATGGTGGTGGTGTTACTGAAGAATCAGTCCAGCAGACATGTGCTCTTACTGTTCCTGCAGAACG CTTTCACTTGGCTAAACTAACAGAGCAGCTGCAAGCTACGCAAGGCAG GTACAAGGAGCTTCAGGAGAAGCTTGACTGTCTTCAGAAGAACTCTGTGCAGAGGGACAGGACCGAGGCTCTTCTCAAACAGAAGGAAAAGGAATTTGCTCAG TTGACAAAGGACAGTGATGCTTTGAGAGCTCAAGTCACATCCCTACTCGGAGAGCTGAATGAACGACAAAACTGGCTGGAGAAGAGCGAAGCAGAAAAACGACTTTTAGAGGATAA GTTGTGTAAGAAGACGGAGCGTTTGCAGATCttggagagagaaatagaacAGCAGAAGAAACAGCACAGCGTGACGGTCGACAATCTTTTACTGCAGACTCAGAGCCTAGAGACTGCATTGAAGAACGAGAGGCTAGTCATAGTAGAGGAAAG GAGGAAGTTGGCGCAGCTTCAGCACGCATACACATGCCTGTTTCAGGACTACGACAGCAAACTGAAAAGCGATAACCGG GGTGGAGAGGCGGATACTGCTAACAGGTTAGCAGAGGCTGAGAAAGCTCTGGCTCTGAAACAGGAGCTCATCGATAAACTCAAGGAAGACACTGAGCAGCTCAGAGCTACTTTAGAGACTATACCAGTGCTTAATGCTCAG GCAGAGATCTATAAGATGGACTTCCTGGCTGAGAGGGAAGCAAGAGAAAAACTCAATCAGAAGAAAGAGGAGCTGCAGGAGGAGCTAACTAAAGCAAAGGCCGAGATAGACAGACTGAAGCAAGAGGGAACCTCACG AGCTCGCATAGAAGAGATGCAACAGAGACATATGGAGGACTACAGGCCTCGACCGCACCTACCACCTTCAGCGG CACCGTTCGCAGGAGCAGCCATGTTCAATCCGGCCCAACCTCCATCTGCACGCAGACGAGAAGATGCTCAAGATGAGCTGCCAGATTATCGCTGCCCCAAATGCATGTATAAGGCACCAGACATGGACACCCTGCAGATTCACGTCATGGACTGTATTCAGTGA
- the cav4b gene encoding caveolin-2 codes for MMSDEYLVECNIDDDDDEDDYEVRKIQPSPPPEFGSTPSITPQPSLIHTDIRDPCGVNKHLKIDFSDVLAEPASTHSYDRVWIYSSIAFEAMKLWGYRCLTTLCAVPISCLCGCLFALLACMHIWCVMPCIQVCHTCLPCVRSLWMSVVNIFIAPFCTSVARCCTGIHVLFSKE; via the exons ATGATGTCAGATGAGTATTTGGTGGAGTGTAATATTGACGACGACGATGATGAAGATGACTATGAGGTGAGGAAAATCCAGCCCTCCCCACCACCAGAGTTTGGCTCCACCCCCTCCATCACTCCCCAGCCCTCGCTCATTCACACTGACATCAGAGATCCATGCGGTGTCaacaaacatttaaag ATAGACTTCAGTGATGTTTTGGCAGAGCCTGCCTCCACGCACAGCTATGACCGCGTGTGGATTTACAGCAGTATCGCCTTTGAGGCAATGAAGCTGTGGGGTTACCGGTGCCTGACGACCCTGTGCGCTGTTCCTATTTCTTGCCTCTGTGGCTGTCTCTTTGCCCTTTTGGCCTGTATGCATATATG GTGTGTGATGCCATGTATCCAGGTGTGCCACACATGCTTGCCCTGTGTGAGGTCACTTTGGATGAGTGTGGTCAATATCTTCATCGCTCCATTCTGCACATCCGTGGCACGGTGCTGTACTGGCATACATGTGCTGTTTTCAAAAGAGTGA